CCGCGAGCCGTCGCGCCCCCTCTCCGTTCCTGTTCCCGTACTCTGCAAACGCGACGCTCCACACTCTTCGTTGATAACGTTAATAAGCCAAGGTCTTTGGTGTCTGCGGCGCTCGTGGCGCTCGTGGCCTTTGTGGCCCCTCCGGCCTGCCGCGGACGAATATCAGACAGATATACTAACGCACACACGCGCCAGACCGTCTGTCAGCGCCTTTACGACGCTCACGAGGCTCATACGCGATAGGGCATTGAGTTAGAGCATCGAATTCTTGCGGTGTTTCGGGGTACCGGGGTGCAGAGTCCGAAACTAATGCTAGACTCCAAACCTATGAGCGATAGATCCCGAAACCATAGACGTTACAGGCACCGTAGGAGACGTCCTGCGCTGCTCGGGGCCACGGCCTTTGCCTCTGTCATCATACTGGCGCTCGGCGGTCTGACGCTCGTGGGCCTCGACAACGTGGGCTCCAAGGGTATGCAGCTATCCCGGGTCTCCCAGCCGGAGGTAGCCCAGGCCCCGGAGGTGACGAAAGAGAGAGGCGGCGGGGAGCAGGCCCCCTCAAATAGCGTCGAGAAGTCTTCCGAGGCAGCCCCGGACAAGGCTCCAGAGCAAGCCTCGTCCGGGGCTGCCTCGGATGAGAAGTCCTCCGGGGAAAAAGGCTCGAACGGCTCTTCGGAGAACGAGGAGGCAAAAAAGCAGGAGTCCGATAAAAAGGCCGAGGACAAGAAGGATAAGCAGGAAAAGCAAGAGAAGCAGGAGCCCGAGCCTCCGCCGGACCCCCGGATCAAGACCATGTGGATGTCCATACCTAAGCTGGGCATGTACAGCGACACGGTCTACAACAGCAGTTCTCACGAGCAGATGGGCGTCGGGGCGATCAAGCTGCCCCCGACCGGCTTCCCGTGGCAGAACGGGGCGAACACTTACATCTCGGCGCACAGGATCGGCTATCCGGGGACGCAGAGCTACAATCAGTTCTACGCGCTGCCCGCGATGCAGCAGGGAGACATGATCTACGTCGGTGACGCCAATGGCACCCAGTACAAGTATCGGGTGACCAAGAAGTTCGCCGTCAAGCCGTGGGAGAACTGGGTCACCGAGCCCAAGGCCGGTAAGGACCTGATAACGCTCCAGACCTGTGTAGACTCGCTGGATCCGAACACCTGGTGGGATATAAGCCCGAAGCTCATGCGTTCCGGGCCGGACTCGGCGCGCATGATCGTGCGGGCCGAGAAGGTGGATACCTACTACCCGCAGCAGTACCAGTAGTAACAGCCGCTCACTAGTTGAACGAGCAGAATGCTTACAGAGAAGGGGGGGCGCTCCACAGAGCGTCCCCCCTTCTCTTAGCTAGTCCTCCGGTTCGAGGACGTCGTAGAGGATGGGCTCTATCGCGCCGTCGCTGAAGCCGGAGCGGTACTGTATGTAGCGGGTTCTTTGCAGGAAGGCGAGTGAGGTGCGCACCCGGCTTTCGAGGCTCGGGATCTCCTCCTCTATCTCCTCTCTCTTGGAGGAGTCTATGATCACATCCTCCTCATCTGCCTCCTGCCAGAGATCCCAGAGCTTGCGCCAGAGCCTCTCCTCGTCCTGTGGTAGGGTCTCTCGTTCCACTACTCAACCTGCTTTCTAAGCTCGAATACTACGTGCGGCATCTCGGGGGCTAGGAGCTTTTCGGTCGCCAGCCGGGCCGCGTTTGCGGAGCCCGGCAGGGCGGCCACGAACCGGCGGCCGATGGTGCCGGCCACGGCCCGGCTCATCATGGCGGCGGCCCCGATCTCCTCGTAGGAGAGGGTGCGGAAGATCTCGCCAAACCCGTCGAGCCGCTTCTCCAGCATCGCCTCTACGACCTCGTAGGTCGAGTCCCGCAGCGAGATGCCGGTGCCGCCGGTGGTTATCACGGCGTCCACGTCCTCGCGGGCGAGAAAGTCCGTGAGACGGCCCCGGATCTCCTGTGGCTCGTCTTTTATGAGGTCGCGGGCCGAGATCTCGTGCCCCGCCCCTTCCAGAATCTCCTGTATCGCGTCGCCGCCGGTGTCCGTCTCCGGGGTGCGGGAGTCGCTTATGGTCAGAACGGCCACCCGGACGTAGTCGGGGGCCTCGTGGTGATGTTGTCTTACGGCCTCGCTCACGAGGGGCCTCCCGTACCATCCATACCACCCATCTGGCTCATCTGGCCGTTCAGGAACGGATTGCTCACCCGCTCTTCGCCGACCGTGGTCGCCGGTCCGTGGCCGGGATAGAGCCGGGTCTCGTCCGGGAGGGTCAGGATCTCCTCCCGGATGCTCTTCATCAGGACCTCCATGCTCCCGCCCGGGAGATCCACGCGCCCCACGCTTCCGGCGAACACGGCGTCGCCCGATAGCACGAGTCCTTCAGCCTCCACGTAGAAGGCCAGATGACCGGGGGCGTGCCCCGGAGTGTACAGCGGGCGCAGCCGTAGACCGCCGACCTCCAGCGTCTCGCCGGTCTCGATGTAGCGGTCTATCTCCGGCACCTTGCCGAACTTCACGCCCATCATCGCGGCCTGCTGCGGTACGGCCTGGAGCATCTCCTCCGCCTCGGCGTGCAGGAGGACGGGGCAGGAGTACTCCTCGGCAAGCTCCGCAACGGCCCCGACGTGGTCTATGTGCGAGTGGGTGAGGATGATCGAGCCTATCTCCACCCCGCTCTGCTCGACCGCGAGCGCGATGCGGGCCGCCTCGTCGCCCGGGTCTATCAGCGCGCCCTCGCCGGACTCGTCCCCGACGATGTAGCAGTTCTCCTGGAACGGGCCGACAGTTATGCCTTCTAGGATCACGCGTTACCGCCTCTCGTGTTGGCTCGTATTCGAGCTTTCGGACCGGGCCCGCAGCAGCTCGACCAGGAGCCGCGCCGGGGTGCCGGTCGCCCCTTTCGCGACGTACGGGTTCTTCAGCGGGACGTCCCAGGCGGTGCCGGCGACATCGAGGTGTGCCCAGGGGAAGTCCGCGAACTCCTTGAGGAACGCGCCGGCGGTCAGGGTGCCCGCGTTACGGCCCCCGGTGTTCTTTATGTCGGCGGTGTCGGACTCGATCTGGTCCGTGTAGTCCTCGAACAGCGGCAGCGGCCAGGCGCGCTCGCCGGCTGACTCTCCGGCGGCCTGGACCTCGGAGACGAGGTCGTCGTCGTTGCCCATCAGCCCGGAGGCCGCCTTGCCGAGCCCGACGAGCACGGCCCCGGTGAGGGTGGCGCAGTCTATGACGCAGGCCGGGTCGTAGCGTTTTGCGTAGAGCAGGGCGTCGGCCAGGATGAGGCGTCCCTCGGCGTCCGTGGAGATGACCTCGACCGTCTTGCCGTTGGAGAACTGCAGCACGTCGCCGGGCTTGTAGGCGTCGCCGGCGGGCAGGTTCTCGGTGGCGGGCACGAGGGCCACGACGTTCACCGGGAGGCCCAGCGCCCCGACGGCCTCCATTGCCCCGAGCACGGCCGCGCCGCCGCCCATGTCGAACTTCATCTCCTCCATGCCCGCCGAGGGCTTTATGGAGATGCCGCCGGAGTCGAAGGTCACGCCCTTGCCCACGAGCACCACCGGGGCCTCATCGCCGCCGCCCCGGTGCTCCAGCACGATAAAGCGCGGCTCCTGTGAGGAGGAGCGGCCCACCGTGGAGAGGCCGGTCATGCTTTCGGAGTCTATGCCGGCACGGTCGAGCACCGTGAGACCCATGTCGTGGCGGGTCGAGATCTCCTCCGCCTGCCCGGCGAGAAACTCCGGGGTCGCGGTGCTGCCGGGCTCGTTCGCGAGGTCCCGGGCGAGGCGGGCTCCGCGGGCGATCTTCTCCCCGGCCTCGGCCCCGCGCCGGGTGGCGCTGGCGGTAGCCTCGTCGTCGGCCGCGAGTAGCTCCACGCCGGGGTCGCTCTGCTCCTCGTCATCCGTCTCGTCCGTCTTGTTCTTGATACCGCTCTTGTACTTGCGGAACCTGTACAGGCCGAGAGCCGCACCCTCGGCGGCGGCCTGGGCGGCCTGCTCCCCCGTCGCGGCATGCGGGGTGCGGGGGGATAGGACCATCTCTCCGGCCTTCAGGGAGCGCGCCTTCTTCGCCGCCGTGGCCGCCGCGCGCCGCAGCTTGTCCAGGGTGAACCCGTCCCGCTCCCCGAGCCCGAGGAGCATCAGCCGGGAGGCCGCAACCCCGTTTCCGTTACCTCCTTCTCCGGTGTAGAGCAGCGCCATCTCTCCCTCCTTGCCGGAGAAGTCGCCGCTCTGTAGCGCGGGGGCGGCGGCTCCGGCGAGGGACTCCGGCGCCGCCTCGCCTTTGTAGAGGCAGACCACGAGAAGCTCCGTATTTACACCCGCCGCGCCGTCCGGGCCGATGGTCCTGGTTCCGATGGGGCCCAAAACCCCTCCTCTCTCGTGTAGGAACGATGTAAGAACGCGTGTCGCGGGACATATGGTAAAGGATGCCGCCCGGCTCTACGGGGCCGGGGGCACGTTCCGCCGCTGTTCTACAATACTCTCGTCGTGAGGCTCTCGGTTGTTATACCCGCGCTGGAGGAGGAGGCTGTGATCGGCGGCCTCCTCGACTACGTCTCGGGGCTGGATGGCGTCCACGAGGTGGTGGTCGCCGACGGCGGCTCCTCTGACGCTACGGCCGGGATCTCTCGCGCGAGAGGCGCGGCGCTCGCGCTCTCGGAGCCGGGGCGCGGCATTCAGCTGCGGGCCGGGGCAGAGAGGGCCACGGGCGACGTGCTGCTGTTCCTGCACGCCGACACGCTGCCGCCGCCGGACGTGGCGGATCAGATACGGGGCGCGCTGGAGGCGGGCTATGTCGGCGGGAACTTCCGGCTCAAGTACCCCGGCGGCGGGGCGCTCGGCCGCTGGCTGGAGGCTCTCGTGCTCGTCTACCGCAGGGTCGGCCGCTACTACGGGGACTCGGGCATCTTCGTCCGCCGCGACGTGTACGAGAGCATCGGCGGCTTCCCGGCGGTGCCGGTCATGGAGGATGTGATCTTCGTCCACCGCCTCGAACGGGCCGGTAAGACCGCCTTCCTGCCGGGCCCAATGACCAGTTCCCCCCGCCGCTGGACCGGACGCCCCCTGCGCACGCTCTTTCTGTGGGCCGCCATGCAGCTCGCGTACGAAGCCGGGGCGAGCCCCTGGCGGCTGGCCCGCTTCTACCGCTTGGCCACTGGCGGCACCAGAGAAGAGTAGCGTGGTGGGGCCGGTTCGCGGGCAACGAGGCGGGCTGTTACCGTGGGATATATGAGCGCCACACAGGGACTCCGGCATCATCTGGACTTCGCCACCACCCTCGCCTACGAGGCTGGGCGGATGACCCTCGGGTACTTCAGGAACGGGGTACGGACGGAGACCAAGGAAGACGAGAGTCCCGTCACCGTCGCGGACCGGGAGGCGGAGCGCATGATCCGGGCCCGGATCAGCGAGCGTTACCCTTCGCACGCCATTCTCGGCGAGGAGTACGGCCCGGAGGCGGGGGCGGGAAGCTATCGCTGGATCGTGGACCCCATAGACGGCACCCTGGCCTTCGTGCGCGGCGTCCCGCTGTACGCCGTTCTGATCGCACTGGAGATAGAGGGCGTCTGCGAGGTCGGCGCCGCCTACTTCCCCGCCCTGGACGAGATGGTCCACGCCGCAACCGGGGAGGGCTGCTACTGCAACGGCCGCAGGGCCCGCGTCTCCCAGGTGCAGAGCCTCTCCGAAGGTATCGTGGCCTTCACCGACGCCAAGGGTTTCGAGGCCTACGGGCGCGAGCCGGAGTGGGACCGGCTGAGGCGCGCCGCCCGGTACGCCAGAGGCTGGTCGGACGCCTACGGCCACGCGCTCGTCGCCACCGGGCGGGCCGAGGTCATGCTAGACCCCGCCATGAACCCCTGGGACTGCGCCCCGTTCGCCCCGATCCTGCGCGAGGCCGGCGGCTACCTCGGGGACTGGTCCGGCCGAGAGACCATCTACGGCGGCGAGGCCCTCAGCACCAGCCGCGTGCTTCTACCGGAGGTGCTCGATCTGGTCCGGCGCGAGTAGGGCGACGGCTAGAACTACTCTAGCTACTTACTCCAACTATCGACTACCATTGTGCAATGCACTGCGTAATAATGTCGGGTGGCTCTCGGGGCGACGTACAGCCTTATGTTTCGCTAGGTCTCGGACTAATTTCGGCGGGACATAAGGTTACGCTAGTGGCTCCTGGCGAGTTTGCGGATCTTATCCGAGGATATGGTCTCGGTTACCATCAGATGCCGATGGACGCTAGGAGCTTAGTCGAGCAGCAACTGGAGACCGGAACGGCGAGCCCCTTGCAATTCATGCTCCGTTTGCGGCGCGCCGTCGGCTCCGCATTCAGAGAGATAGCGGCCTGCTACGCGGAGGCGGCGATCGGGGCGGACGTGGTGATCTACTCACCGTTCGGGATTTTCGGTAGGGAGGCGGCAAAGGCGCTCGGGGTTCCGGTCGTCGGGGCGTTACCTGCACCGTTTTTGTGTGGAACCCAGTCTTATCAGCATTCCTTCTTTCCGATTCCGGCCGGTACATTAGGCTTTGGCAATGAGGCCTGGGACTCGTCTCCGGGGCTGTTGAGGCGCGCGTACAATTATCTGTCTTACCCTCTAATGAATCAGACCGGCTTTCAGATTATGAGGCCCGCGGTAAATCATGGGCTCAAGACGGCCTCCGAGGTGGTGCCTGGGACAGAACCCTACTCTTTGAGAGGCCCGTTCTCGCACATAACTCACGGTCCCGAACCGGTGCTCCACGCCTATAGCCAGGCCGTGCTGCCGCAACCTCCGGAATGGAGTGCGAAGAATCTCCACGTGACCGGATACTGGCAGTTGGAAGAGCCGGAAGATTGGGAGCCTCCGAGGGAGTTACTCGAGTTCCTGGAGGCTGGTGAACCACCCGTATACGTAGGCTTCGGTAGCATGGATGGCGGAGGTGGGGAGGAGCTGACTAGTCTCATCGTCGAGGCGTTATCTTTAGCCGGACGCCGGGGGATACTGCTCTCCGGGTGGGGCGGCATTGGGACGGATGCTCGGGGTGGGCGTCTATCCGGACTTCCAGACAACGTGTGCGTGGTAGACGAGGTGCCGCATAGCTGGCTTTTACCCCGAGTGGTGGCGGCCGTACATCATGGCGGTGCCGGTACGACTGCGGCTTCGCTCCGGGCCGGTATACCAACGGTGATAGTACCGTTTTTCGCGGACCAGAAGTTCTGGGGGGCGCGTGTAGCGGATCTTGGCGTAGGACCCACGCCAATCCCCCGTAAGCGGCTTTCCGCCGACAACCTCGCGGTCGCGATAGATCAAGCCGTCTCCGACTGGCGAATGAGAGATAAATCCCAGAGGTTGGGACGCACTCTGAAGGCCGAAGACGGGGTTGGAACCGCGGTCGAGTACATAGAACGACACGCTTTCGGCGTGTGATCCCGACAGGTTAGAGGTTATGAAACACGCCGCCAGGCACGAAAAGAGGGGACGCATTTCGCGTCCCCTCGCTGACCGCTGATAGCTAAACGCTACAGAACCGGCAGGTACTTCTCAAGCTCGTAGGGCGTGACCTGTATACGGTACTCCTCGAACTCGTCGCGCTTGAGCTGCATCAGGCGGGAGAAGGCGTGCTCCCCGAGAGCCTTCTGCAGTAGCTCCGAGCCCTCTGCCTCCTTTATGGCCTCTCCGAGGTCGGAGGGGAGGCTCTGGACTCCCATCTTCTCGCGCTCGGTGGCGGAGAGGTCGTAGAGGTTGCGCTCGTTGGGCTCGGGGAGCTCGTAGCCCTTCTCTATACCTTCCAGGCCGGCGTGCAGCAGGGCGGCGAAGGTGAGGTAGATGTTGGCCGAGGGGTCCGGGCAGCGGAGCTCCATGCGGGTCGCCTTCTCCTGGCCCGGGTGGAAGCCTGGCACGCGCACGAGCGAGGAGCGGTTCTGGCGGCTCCACGCGATGTAGACCGGGGCCTCGTAGCCCGGTACGAGCCGCTTGTAGGAGTTTACGTTCTGGGCGAAGATGATCGAGAGCTCCCGGGCGTGGCGTAGCTGACCCGCGATGAACGCCTGGGCCTCCTTGGAGAGGTAACCCTTCTCGTTGGGGTCGAAGAAGGCGTTCTTGCCGCCGGAGAACAGGCTCTGGTGGGTGTGCATGCCGGAGCCGTTCTGGTCCCGCAGGGGCTTTGGCATGAAGGTGGCGTATACGCCGTGACGGGTCGCCACCTCCTTTACTATGGTCTTGTAGGTCTGGACGTTGTCGGCCATGTTCAGGGCCTCGTCGAAGCGGAGGTCGATCTCGTGCTGCGAGATGCCGACCTCGTGGTGGGAGTACTCTACGCGCAGGCCCATCTGCTCCAGCGAGAGCACCGTGTCGCGCCTGAGGGGCGTGGCCGCGTCGAGGGTGGTGAGGTCGAAGTACGTGCCGTAGTCCAGCGGCTCGGTCGAGGTGGAGTCCTTGAAGTAGAAGAACTCGAGCTCCGGGCCGACGTTGAAGGTGTCGTAGCCCATCTCCCGGGCCCGGTCGAGCGCGCGCCGCAGGATATGCCGCGGGTCGCCGACGTAGGGGTCGCCGTCCGGGGTCTGCACGTCGCAGAACATGCGGGCCACGCGGTTCTCCTCCGGGCTCCAGGGGAAGACCTGGAAGGTCGAGGGGTCGGGCATGGCGATCATGTCCGACTCCTCGATGTCGTTGTAGCCCGTTATGGAGGAGCCGTCGAAGCCGGCACCGCCCTCCAGGGCGTCCTCAAGCTCGCTCACGGTGAGCGCGAAGCTCTTTAGCGTGCCCAGGATATCCGTGAACCACAGGCGGATGAACTTTACGTCCTCGTCTTTGGCCTGCTTTAGCACGTCCTCTTTGGTCTTCGTGGCCAAGCCACCCTCCTATCTTCGTCTTTACCTAATGTGCTCCCGCCGGCCGCGAATGACTAGAAAACGGCCCGGCGGGGAATGTCACTACGGCACACCGGCTATAATAGGGAGGCGACGGCCCACTGCATATGGCCCGGTGTCTAATCCAGGGTGCCGGGAGCGATGGCATTTTTGGCCTTGTGTACAAACGGCCCGGGTGCGGAGAGTGTGGAGAGCGCACGGAGCGCCAGGGTGCAGAGAACCCTAGCTTAAGGGGAGATGTGAGCGACATGCCGGAGAATCAGTCCGGGGGGCGCCGTAGGGGTGGTCCCCTAGGCGAAGAAGCAGAGGAAACGAAGCGGTCCGAGACCCGCCGCGAGCAGGGGAGCGGCGAGCCGGAGCAGGACGCGACCCAGCGGATACCGACCGATGACGCCACGCAACGCATCCCGACCGACGACGCGACCCGGCAGATCTCGACCGAGGAGCGGGGCGGCTCCCGGGGGCGGGGTGGATCCTCTGGCTCAGCTCGCTCCGGGGGATCGGACGGCTCCGCGGGCCGGGATCGTTCCAGCGACACCCAGGAGTTCGAGATCCCCCCGAAAAGGTCCTCCCAGAAGCAGGAGGAGGGGAAGAGAAAGGGACGCGCGCCCGGCCCCTCTGGAGAGGGGAGCGGCCGCCGGAGCGCCGCATCCGCCGCCTCTGAAGGCTCTGGCGGATACGGGGGCTACTCCACCGGCTACAGCGACGTCCTGAGAGACAGGGAAGAGTACCTGCGCGACATCTACGGCGGCGTGGACTGGCTGGCGAGCTTCGTGGGGTTCATCTTCACCCTGCTGTTCGCCGGCCTGCTCGGTGTCGGGGCCGCCATTTTCCTGCTCGTGCCGCTCGGGCTCGGGGATAGCCTCGGGGGCGGCCAGCTCACCTCGACCGCGATCACGGGCTTCGCCATAATAGCCGCGGCGGGTTTCTTCTCCTTTCTGTTCGGCGGGTACATCTCCGGGCGCATGGCCCGTTACGACGGCGGACGTAACGGCGCGATGGTCCTGCTGTGGACGGTTCTCGTCGCGGCGCTGCTACTGGTCTTGAGCGGCGTTCTGGGACAGGCGATCTCGGGCACCCTCACGGGGGATGTGGTCGGAGAGGCCCTGAGCTTTGGCGATACGGCGGTGGATCTCATCAGCGGCCTCGGCGTCTCCGGGGCTGTGGTCTCGGGTGGCGTGATCCTCGCCGCCCTCCTGGGCGGGATGCTTGGCGGGCGGCTCGGCAGCCGCTACCACCGGGAGATAGACTACACGCCCTAGCCGGGGATTGAGTGGCTGGCGGGAGCCGGCCAGAGAGGAGACGTTTTGAGGAAGAGCTACATAATACTGAAGCTGTTACAGAATCAGCGCGCCCGCAAGATCGCCCTGCAGGCCGTGAAGAGCCCGACCATGCGCCGGGCCGTTACGCGCGGCGTCAAGCACCAGTTGAGGCGCAGGCTACGCGGTAGAAGCTAGGTGCGCACCCGCGGTTTGGCGTGCCGGGTGTCGGGGTAAGGGCGGAGATGAATGAAGAAAAGGGGCCGACTAACCGCGGCCTCCTGGAGAACACTTTCCCAAAGGAGTAAGAGTTGGACATACTACGTCTCATACTTTCGATAATCATACCGCCGCTTGGAGTATTCTTGCAGGTTGGACTGGGAGGCCAGTTCTGGCTCAACGTCGTGCTAACGATCCTGGGGTATTTCCCCGGCCTCATACACGCCGTATACATAATCTTTACCCGGTAGCCGGGCCTTAATACTCAACCGGGGAGACTATGGAGCAGCGCGAGCGCCTCTCCACCATCGAGTGAGGTCCTGGCGCGCTCCAGAGGCTCTATTAGCATATCCTCTAGTGGTGGGGAGCCCGGCGTATCTCCGCCCGACATCCAGATCCTGAGGGCGGCGTTGTACAGGACCAGGTCCCGTAGAGGCCCCGGCTCTCCTTCCAGTAAGGCCCGCGCCGAATGTTCGTCCGTCTCTGCCGGCGGCGGAAGCTCGGAGCGCGGAACTTTCCCGAGGCCGAGCCTCTGCGGAGAAACGACGGTTTCCCGGATCTTCTCGCCTTCTATTACTACGAGAGCCGAGGTACCGTCCAGCGGGGCCTCGTCGGAGCCCTCTATCGCTTGGAATACGAGCGCCCGCTCCACGCCGAGTTGCACGAGGGCCCGCGGCATTGTCTCCAGGAAGGGTTGGCGGTGGGTCATGCCGACCATCATCGCCGAGCCCGTCACCGGGGAGACGAGCTTCTCGGAGACGTTGAGCGCCGTGCGCCGCGCCATCTCGCGCCGGAGCTGCAGCAGGCCGTGCAGCTCCGGCAGGTAGTGGGCGAGGCTCGTCGCCGCGAAGCCGCTCCTTGCGAGTGACTCGCCGGCCTCCTCGACCGTCTGCGGCACGCGGACTCCTAGCTTCCGTAACGTTCCGAAATTGGTGTAGCCCTCTTTTGGCGGCACGTCCTCG
Above is a genomic segment from Rubrobacter aplysinae containing:
- a CDS encoding class E sortase; translated protein: MSDRSRNHRRYRHRRRRPALLGATAFASVIILALGGLTLVGLDNVGSKGMQLSRVSQPEVAQAPEVTKERGGGEQAPSNSVEKSSEAAPDKAPEQASSGAASDEKSSGEKGSNGSSENEEAKKQESDKKAEDKKDKQEKQEKQEPEPPPDPRIKTMWMSIPKLGMYSDTVYNSSSHEQMGVGAIKLPPTGFPWQNGANTYISAHRIGYPGTQSYNQFYALPAMQQGDMIYVGDANGTQYKYRVTKKFAVKPWENWVTEPKAGKDLITLQTCVDSLDPNTWWDISPKLMRSGPDSARMIVRAEKVDTYYPQQYQ
- a CDS encoding MogA/MoaB family molybdenum cofactor biosynthesis protein, which produces MSEAVRQHHHEAPDYVRVAVLTISDSRTPETDTGGDAIQEILEGAGHEISARDLIKDEPQEIRGRLTDFLAREDVDAVITTGGTGISLRDSTYEVVEAMLEKRLDGFGEIFRTLSYEEIGAAAMMSRAVAGTIGRRFVAALPGSANAARLATEKLLAPEMPHVVFELRKQVE
- a CDS encoding MBL fold metallo-hydrolase, encoding MILEGITVGPFQENCYIVGDESGEGALIDPGDEAARIALAVEQSGVEIGSIILTHSHIDHVGAVAELAEEYSCPVLLHAEAEEMLQAVPQQAAMMGVKFGKVPEIDRYIETGETLEVGGLRLRPLYTPGHAPGHLAFYVEAEGLVLSGDAVFAGSVGRVDLPGGSMEVLMKSIREEILTLPDETRLYPGHGPATTVGEERVSNPFLNGQMSQMGGMDGTGGPS
- a CDS encoding leucyl aminopeptidase gives rise to the protein MGPIGTRTIGPDGAAGVNTELLVVCLYKGEAAPESLAGAAAPALQSGDFSGKEGEMALLYTGEGGNGNGVAASRLMLLGLGERDGFTLDKLRRAAATAAKKARSLKAGEMVLSPRTPHAATGEQAAQAAAEGAALGLYRFRKYKSGIKNKTDETDDEEQSDPGVELLAADDEATASATRRGAEAGEKIARGARLARDLANEPGSTATPEFLAGQAEEISTRHDMGLTVLDRAGIDSESMTGLSTVGRSSSQEPRFIVLEHRGGGDEAPVVLVGKGVTFDSGGISIKPSAGMEEMKFDMGGGAAVLGAMEAVGALGLPVNVVALVPATENLPAGDAYKPGDVLQFSNGKTVEVISTDAEGRLILADALLYAKRYDPACVIDCATLTGAVLVGLGKAASGLMGNDDDLVSEVQAAGESAGERAWPLPLFEDYTDQIESDTADIKNTGGRNAGTLTAGAFLKEFADFPWAHLDVAGTAWDVPLKNPYVAKGATGTPARLLVELLRARSESSNTSQHERR
- a CDS encoding TIGR04283 family arsenosugar biosynthesis glycosyltransferase; amino-acid sequence: MRLSVVIPALEEEAVIGGLLDYVSGLDGVHEVVVADGGSSDATAGISRARGAALALSEPGRGIQLRAGAERATGDVLLFLHADTLPPPDVADQIRGALEAGYVGGNFRLKYPGGGALGRWLEALVLVYRRVGRYYGDSGIFVRRDVYESIGGFPAVPVMEDVIFVHRLERAGKTAFLPGPMTSSPRRWTGRPLRTLFLWAAMQLAYEAGASPWRLARFYRLATGGTREE
- a CDS encoding inositol monophosphatase family protein, producing MSATQGLRHHLDFATTLAYEAGRMTLGYFRNGVRTETKEDESPVTVADREAERMIRARISERYPSHAILGEEYGPEAGAGSYRWIVDPIDGTLAFVRGVPLYAVLIALEIEGVCEVGAAYFPALDEMVHAATGEGCYCNGRRARVSQVQSLSEGIVAFTDAKGFEAYGREPEWDRLRRAARYARGWSDAYGHALVATGRAEVMLDPAMNPWDCAPFAPILREAGGYLGDWSGRETIYGGEALSTSRVLLPEVLDLVRRE
- a CDS encoding glycosyltransferase — translated: MSGGSRGDVQPYVSLGLGLISAGHKVTLVAPGEFADLIRGYGLGYHQMPMDARSLVEQQLETGTASPLQFMLRLRRAVGSAFREIAACYAEAAIGADVVIYSPFGIFGREAAKALGVPVVGALPAPFLCGTQSYQHSFFPIPAGTLGFGNEAWDSSPGLLRRAYNYLSYPLMNQTGFQIMRPAVNHGLKTASEVVPGTEPYSLRGPFSHITHGPEPVLHAYSQAVLPQPPEWSAKNLHVTGYWQLEEPEDWEPPRELLEFLEAGEPPVYVGFGSMDGGGGEELTSLIVEALSLAGRRGILLSGWGGIGTDARGGRLSGLPDNVCVVDEVPHSWLLPRVVAAVHHGGAGTTAASLRAGIPTVIVPFFADQKFWGARVADLGVGPTPIPRKRLSADNLAVAIDQAVSDWRMRDKSQRLGRTLKAEDGVGTAVEYIERHAFGV
- a CDS encoding glutamine synthetase family protein — its product is MATKTKEDVLKQAKDEDVKFIRLWFTDILGTLKSFALTVSELEDALEGGAGFDGSSITGYNDIEESDMIAMPDPSTFQVFPWSPEENRVARMFCDVQTPDGDPYVGDPRHILRRALDRAREMGYDTFNVGPELEFFYFKDSTSTEPLDYGTYFDLTTLDAATPLRRDTVLSLEQMGLRVEYSHHEVGISQHEIDLRFDEALNMADNVQTYKTIVKEVATRHGVYATFMPKPLRDQNGSGMHTHQSLFSGGKNAFFDPNEKGYLSKEAQAFIAGQLRHARELSIIFAQNVNSYKRLVPGYEAPVYIAWSRQNRSSLVRVPGFHPGQEKATRMELRCPDPSANIYLTFAALLHAGLEGIEKGYELPEPNERNLYDLSATEREKMGVQSLPSDLGEAIKEAEGSELLQKALGEHAFSRLMQLKRDEFEEYRIQVTPYELEKYLPVL
- a CDS encoding YqaE/Pmp3 family membrane protein, which translates into the protein MDILRLILSIIIPPLGVFLQVGLGGQFWLNVVLTILGYFPGLIHAVYIIFTR
- a CDS encoding anthranilate phosphoribosyltransferase, with the protein product MGAGAARETDETRSAEGWREFAPYLKALARGPDSLADLDPELCREAMELVLAGVASPAQAASFLMVGRAKGNSASELAATSRAMRSFLRRVPAPPEPVLTVTGGFDGKLRTLNLGAASSLVAAAAGARIIIVGSEDVPPKEGYTNFGTLRKLGVRVPQTVEEAGESLARSGFAATSLAHYLPELHGLLQLRREMARRTALNVSEKLVSPVTGSAMMVGMTHRQPFLETMPRALVQLGVERALVFQAIEGSDEAPLDGTSALVVIEGEKIRETVVSPQRLGLGKVPRSELPPPAETDEHSARALLEGEPGPLRDLVLYNAALRIWMSGGDTPGSPPLEDMLIEPLERARTSLDGGEALALLHSLPG